The Vigna angularis cultivar LongXiaoDou No.4 chromosome 6, ASM1680809v1, whole genome shotgun sequence genome contains the following window.
TAAACAATTGAGATCTTTGATTTAAGGTATGTAGTTAGAAAAGTCAATCACTTACGATTACTCTATTATTACATATCTCTTTTGTGAAGAACATTTCTAGTTGATGTGTTAATGAGTTGTTATGTCCTTATTTGTGGTATTGGTTTGATCTTGGAATAAAAGAATGCATATTGGGAATATGCTAATGtgattatacatatatatatatatatatatatatattatacattgaTGTATGAAGTTTATTTGAATAGATTAAATATGgtttaaatatgaaatacaaAGAATACAGATGAGAATGAGGGTTTTATGGATATGTGATATGAATGAGGAGAAAATGATAAGGTGTATGATAAGAAATTATATCAGAGGATTTGTATATTCTAATTGTGTATATTGTAGTATTGTGGTATTTCAAGGAGGAATGCCATAATAGTTATGGTAGTGTTATGCATTGAGTAAGGGAATCCATATTTGAAGTCATCCTAACTCTACTAGACCCACAAACTCATATAGAGAACACGGTCTAGGTAGTGAAGAGTGAAGGAGATTCTTATTGACGATTCTAGGATTGAGGACCCTTTTCTATTAAGTTATAAGTGAACTTACCCTATTACGAGGGAAGAGAAACCATATACAATTATTGGATTGTAACATTTTAGGATTTCATTTTACATGATAAGTGCATGACTTCATGATATCCAGTTCAATGTATAAATTTGGATATCGAGTCTAGAATACGTATATTTGGAGTCTAGAATTGTAGTATGTGATTACTTGAGAATAgttaatatatatgtaatatgtGAATTGATTTTTCTGTTTGAAGTATTATGATCTTATAACTTAGAGTAAGGGGTTGGGACTGAATTGGGGAGTTTAAGGTTTTGTGTTTAAGTCATTTAGGACTTGTTTAGGCCTTTAGTTTGCTGAAATTGGTGTATGAAATGATAAAAGTGAGTTTAGGTAGTCTAGAAAGGTCAATTTGGGTTTGAAATGATCAATTCAAGTTAAAGGCCTATTTTTAGATGGTTCTCAGTGCGTAAGAGTGTTTAGGAATCATTTAAACTTATGTAGAGGGTCactaaattcaaaatatgagaGTTTTAGAACTTCATGCAGCATTGGGCacccctccccccccccccccccccccccccccccccccccccccccccccccccctcctcCCACCCCCATGCATCCCCTCGGAGCCTTTTTTCTAAGAAGATCACGCAGACGCCCCTGAGCGCCCCTTAGCTAGTTTTGGATTTTTTAGGTTTTGGAAATCTCAAATTTTGGGTTATGGATATCAGTTTTGGATGTTCTTTAGGTCGTTCTGGGTTTTTAGACCCTTCCGGAGCTATTAGTGAGGTCTCTAAGTTGTTTTCCTTACCTAGTGTTGGTATCAAGATGCTATGaagaaaattgtgttattgtgtgattttttGATGACTTGTAGGTGTGTTTCTAGTTCTTTAATGTATGATCAGTAGTCTCATGTATTTGTATACTATGTGAATGTGAAGTGATCTTAATGGTTTCAAAGGTATGGAAATGAGTTTCAAGGAGGAACTTCTTGGTGTTGGTTTCAAGTATCATTAGTATGAAGGCATGAAACTCAGTCTTAGGGATTATCTTGATActctaatggtctttcattctcaagtagagaagattgacacatgtggtgagagtagcatGAGGTCTTAGTCTAGGCGCTTTCAGTATGGCCTACGACGCGGTACAAACTAActttgtgagtgtggtagggtgaaacccattggaaATGACTTTACAAAGTAGTAAAGGCTACCACAAGTGTACAACTTGTCATAGCTTGAgattcattctaagtccggacaatCTAGTCTAGGTCATTGTATGTTAAGATGTTTGGTTTGATCTATATTCCGTTTGATTCAtgtattaaacatttttaagttTATGATTAATTGTTTTGTATCTAGCTTACTCTTTTACTTGtgattatgttttatgtttctttGCTTCTTTGCTGATTATGATCATTCGGTGGATGTGAACAGAGGGTAATGAGATCTCTTTGAAAGAGACATTAGATGAAGATGTTGTGGATGTTTAgtttctataattatatatcatgTATCTAGTTTTAGTCACCAAATTTGTACTATAGttatttagatatttttgtttattaaatttgtgatagatcttatatatttaaatgctatattttaatatgttatgtATAATACCTGTTccaaaaattacataaattctATTCATATTTCCAAATCCCTTTCTACTTGAATATTTAATTCCATATCATATAACTTCGggaaataaaatttcttattataatttcttaatcCAAAATCAATCCAACTTATCAATATACAAacttaaaaatttcaatattaataacatttaaCTGTCATTCctatattataatgaaattcatttataaataaaatgctttctcatatcttttataattatttgtgattgaaacaataaacaaatACAGTTAAAAACCATCAAGCATTCATGAATATTATTAGTAAAAGAACTAAAAATACAATCAGAGGACGGgccaacatttttttttaaaagaaacaaattctaaaaacactcataaataaaataaaataaaataaaaatataaagcttttagaaaacatgaaattaaattccgattaaaaaaaatataggcTACCTTTTAGTTGGTAGAGGGTCTATGTGggtaaaatgaaaagaaatataagaaatagaaagagaaatatGAGGGAGGTGTTAGAATGATAGAgaagttgaaaataaaagaaaaagcaagaaaagaaaactaaatcGAGCTTTCTCAGAACAGAATTTGTGACTAAATTAAAAGTGTTTATGAAAGAGTCACAATCAAAGGCATCTCAATCTGCAATTTGCTGGTGCCACAAATACAAGTAGTGAGTgaagttaatttatatttatttgattaattttggtATGTATATGTTATCTCCACGTGTCATATTGATATGGTCCCATCCccataaacatcatataattattatatacttGTACTACAATTCGAATAAAACCCAGAATTAGTTCTAATCAACATTGTGGACCACACTTAAGAACGAATAAATAAAgccaaaatttaaataaaaaaagttatttcaactttttcatcttttcaactTTCTTGTAACAAAGTTCTGTTTTCAAACATAAACAAGTCAACCTTTGAAGTtacaaataatttctttttctgggTGATTTCCCATCTCCGATTTCAAATTTGTTACATTTTCAGACTATCACAAGAGAGGGAAAAATAATTCCCTACGAGATCTCATTCGCAGACATATTTTCGTtgcttttatattaattcataGTTCTAATATgattctttttttctcattttaaaattctcttttatctatattattataCAAAAGATTCTGTCGTTTGGcgtattgttttttaattttatcttttaaataattattttttaattaaaataattactttattcattttatttttaagccgtttttttttttaaaaatttaacaattttttatttcactatttttaatttaactctattttaaattaaagtaattatttataataaaaaatacttacaaaataaataaaaattatctataataaattataaattatttatattacttttagtttcacaaataataatttaatattttttttatgataaaaaaaattaacacatgTTTCCAGTGGTTTGTATAAGAGTTTTCTCATTTAATCCAGAtcttatatttgattattactttatttataaagaaaaagctATCAAGATTGAAAAAAAGGAGTAAACTAATCAGATACATTTAcagcataaaaaatatattaaaaccatACCCTGCTTTTTttggtaataataataataataataataatatactttattttttgtttcaaccAATCCCAACGAAACAAACTATTATCACATAAATTCCCTCTTTATTCTTCTTTTGAGAAAATTATGAACCCTAAAACATTTCTAAAAAACAAGTTCTGATAACCACTTTTCCAGAAACCAATAAAGCTTGACTTGGGCTTTTGAGAAGAGAAATATTTGTGTGTATTTAATCAAGAACAAGAAACCAAACCTAGACTAATATCATTTTCCGTAGACTTCAACTCCACAAAAAGTAACATTTTTATGTGTAAGTTGTGATTATGATGTCCAAAATTGAATTGAAGATTAAagctttaaaagaaaaatcctaATCCATTTACGAGGATAAGATAAAAGTATGGCCACACGCAAGTTTCAATTGAAGATCCAAATATTAATTCTTATTAGGATGGAATCCCATGAAAGGAACAAGCAGAATGCTAAATAGCCATAAAAGTTGATACTGATAAGCATAAGCtacacaaaaataaacaattatataagCAAAAAAAGTTTCTATATTGGGTTATGCATACCCACTAGTTGCATGCAACCAATCAACTCTATTCCAAGCAATTCAACTTCGGTTATGttattttcatcaaacagtAGCCACAACAGCACATCATCATCATACACAGGAATTGGCCAGTCTTGAAAATCAAGAGCACTTCAATAATAGACCAAATGCAAAGTTGTATAACAAAAGTGTAACAAAGACTAATGAAACTGTTCAGAAACTTGATTATTTGATGGGGATCCTACATAGGCATCCCACTCATGTTTCACACTTGATAAATCAAACCTCACTTACAATTTGATCAGAGTTACAtataccataaaaaaaaaaaagatggtgACAAGAACCATTGAACCAACATCTTTGCATGCCAGGCATTACAGTggcaaaagaaagaagaaattcaaaaattaatacTCTATCATTAAACCGACTAACCACAACGTGCCTCTCTGGAGATGTACTATTACACTATCATGGAACAAATCTTTCCTGAGTATATCCCGCAAATCTCATTTTACACCTCAATCCAATTCCAAGAAAGGAACCTAAGTcttgaaagatgaaaaagagGACCAAAACAAggatggaaaagaaaaaaaaaataaaaaacaagccTTACACAAAATCACTTGTAAACTGCTTTGTCTTTGAATATGTATACttcaaatgaaagaagaaagaacaccGTTAGCTATATATGACGTTTCCTTATGAGCTGTATCTCTTAGGTGACGGAGATGTATTAATTCACAATACCTCATTAACTTTAACCAGTTTTCCTTCATCTACTGCTACCATGACAAATCCAACTATCATATCTCCTAGGCAGCGATTCCTGAAAATACATCATGTATATATGTGTAAGAATCTGCTGCTAAATAGTCAATcctctaaaaataataattgaaaaacttGTTCTTTATAATAATCAATGTGTGCTGATTCTAgataataatgaatataaatgaGTAGAAAGATTTGAGGTTTTAGTCTTTTCTCATTATAAATTGAACTACTTCAACAGACTAAGTAACACAGAAATGCAACCCTTTATTTCATGACAATATAGCCATCAACATTCAACTTACTGTGGTCTGTCCACATATAAGCATCTTTAAGATAATGGTCTAGTTTGCAAAAACATCTCAACAAATACtcgtagaaaaagaaaataagaaagtaaaatgaaattcgttttgaaagttaaaattagtttacgTATGTATTTTGACTTTTATAGAAGCTTTGAGTGTGGTCCTTATTCACATTTAAGCATCTTTGAAGTTAATATCCGGTTAGGACAAACATCTTATTAATTACcaagaggaaaagaaaataagaaggtaaaataaaactttggatATAATGATCTACtttggataaattttattatgtactTAGAGGACAATAACAAAGTTTATGGGCCCTCTAACTAAATTCCCCCAAAGTTAGGATGCATAAGTTGATTTTTTAACTTATGAAAGAAGTTTGATTCATTTATTGTTCTATGTTCTTCTTAATACAAGTGCTTATTGAAAATTTATCCCAATTGACCCAATATAACTTACAAATAGaatcaaatttaaatgaaaatgataacGAAACCTACACATAAGTACAGGAAGTTGCAAGGAATAATTCTACTTGGATTGCAGTAAACACTTGTGAGAACGCTCATGAATCTGAAGATATAAAATTAGAAGACATGCATAGCAAAAGTCAGAAACCAAGAAGTATTCAGCATAACTAAAAGAAGACATTAACAAAGCGACCGTGATATCTTTATCACAATTAAAAATCCATTTGTCTTGAGCTTAAAGATGGGCGTAAATGAAAATTTCCTTTCCAAAACTCCTTGAGAAAAAATTCATCTTCTGAAGTATAGAAACAACATCATTGGAAATCAAAAGCTAaagaaatataaacaataatttgattttcttttggaGACAAGACTGTAGCTTAAAGTCTTACCTCTATTCGGTTGTCTACTGGTAACATTGTAGTTTCCAATATAACCCTCAGAATTCTTTACTGGGTCATCTGAAGCTATACCACCAAGAACATAACTAAATGAACCAGAACCATCAATCTCAGACACAGCAGAACGCCAAGCAGAGTCATTGTAAACCGAACCACTGCCAGTACGGTACAAGTCCCCGTATGATCCTTCATAACCACCAGTTGACACATTAAATGTAGAGGCTGGAGTCACACCTGAACTGCTGTTTCTTCCGTACCCTGCTCCACCTAAACCAAAGCTGCTATCTCCACCTTCATAAACATTATTCCCAGTACCATAACCAGAAGCAGCACCTCCACCCTGGGCTGGAATGGATGGACCCCAGCCTGTGCCACTATTTCCAATGGAAACACCAAAAGCTCCACTTCCAGATCCTAGGAAAGGGCTGGGGCTGACAGGATTATTGGCATTATTGAGGCCCCCATTTCCCCATAAATTACGAGATGGTGAGTTCATAACAGTATCGCTTCTCCCATTAACCCCACTATAGCCTATAGGAGTGGTGTATCTGCCAGAGTTGCCACTGTAGAAAGGATTCAATAGTCGACCATATCCTAGATTGCTCCCATAATTGGAAGTCCCTCCAAAGGTTGGGCTCAATCCTGAATCCAAATTCACTCCCATTCCATAACCAGTGTTGCCAAAGGGAGTAAATCCACTTCTACCACCAGTAAGAGGACTGAACCTACCATCCATCCTCACTCCATATCCTCCTATTGGACTCATACTATAACCCTGAGCATAACTGTTTAGGTAGTTACTGGCCCTATTCAAACCATAGTTAAATCCTATCAATGGGCTTCGGCTGGGACCGGGGGAAAGCTCTTTGGGAACTGCCCTCTTGACTTCAACCATCTTACCATTGAGTTCATGAAAAGTTTTATAAAGAACTCTATCCACAGCTTCTTCAGAATCATAGGTAATGAAGCCAAAACCTCTTGGCCTCTGGGTATTATGATCATACATAACTACAACATCTGTAATTGTACCAAACTGATCAAAATACTTCTTAAAATCACTTTCGGTGATTGTTGATGGTAAACCTCCAACAAAGATTTTTTTGGTGCGTCCAGGACCAGGAGATGCGTGGGCACTGCCAGACTGCCTACTTATATTGAGCTGATCATCCCTAGGAACAGCTTTCTTTGCTTCAACCTGGAATTCAAGAGAACATTATATAGATCAAAATCAGCATGCCATTTTCACTTTATtgatttataaacttaaaagggTCAGGTTTGATCCAATGTGCAGACAAAAGAGAACACAGATGAGTGAAAAGATGATTTTTTAGTCATCAATGAAGTCGAAAATTAAAGCATAGGAGGCAATGATCTCCTTTATGGACACAAATTTAGCAGCACAGCTAAACACAAAATATTGACACAATGCCAAGTACATCTACAAAGAAACAACTCACTGTTCGCCCATCAATTATGTGCTTATCCATGATTACTCTTTCTGCAACAGAAGGATCAGCAAAGACAACAAAACCAAAGCCACGAGCACGACCTGTTACGCGATCCCTCATGATCACAGCCTCTATCACCTCCCCATATTTCCCAAAATATTCCTTAAGCCGTTCCTCATCAGTGTCCCAAGATATTCCCCCAATGAAGAGCTTGCCAAGATCCGATTCCATCTGTTTCAACACCAACCATGACTAGTTAACAACCAATCACTGGTTCCAAATTTCCAATATTGCGattgaacaaaattcaaaacaaacacacattaTGAGTCAAAATTCTCATCTGAAAAGCCacaacaaagaagaaaaaacccACAATTCAATAATCCATATCCAAATCACTCAATGATAGCCTAAATTAAAGCCAAGGAACCAATCTAAACGCACAATTTTCCATATTAACAGATAAATCCAACCTTTCCACCAAAGCAAAAACCGATCAGAAATGCAGATGAGAAGAATAGACTCACCTTATCTCAAAATTCAGACAGAACCCAGTTGTTGCTTCGATCAGAGACGAAGTGGGTTTTGTCAAATTCGATCTAGGAGCATCGGATCTTCCGAGCATCAATCAAAACCCGAACTAGAAAATCTAATCTCACCCCCCCATCAAGGAAAAAGAACAAGTAACTGGATCAGCGAAGGAAATTCAAAAACTTTACAGAGATCGGTGAAGGTTGGAGCGACCCAGATGAGAAAAACTTACCATGCGTTGATGACGGTGGAAGAATGATAGGCATGTGAAAAATGCTTCAATGGGAGGAAGGGAATGGGAGAAAACTGGGAATGGAAACAGAGGATGTGCTCATCATCATCCTCTATCTATTCTCTCTCTcttgcttttttttattttttttctttttctttttttaaatctcTTGTTCTTGGTTATTCCACTTCCTTAATCTAGATGAAAGGAAAAGGAATTTGTAGCTAAGATGTGAAGAGacattatatataaatagagaGAGAGACTGCAAATCCTCTGGTgcaagaaaatttggaggagcCAAGAGATGACAGcagatgtttttttattttatatattattattattattatttgaaaagtgTGAGGAATAATGATTAAACCcgtttttataaataaatagaagttttttttttacttcggATTGAAGTTTTGttaattataactatttttataattaagagaagaataaattatatatgcGGTTAAAGTTAATATATACATGCATTAAGAGTTTGaagattttttcatttaattgtaaacagttacttttttaatattttatgggtAAATATCTCTTGAAATACCAAATTTGACTAAGATTGAATATTTTCCAAggaaaaaatgttaataaagtGCATTTAGAAGAAATTCAAATGcaacattaaaatataactagtgagatttttttcataaaatttatcaataaaattatgaatactTCATTGATAATATAGTAGGGAAGAAAAATTTTTTTTGTgcataatatttattgaaaaccatgaaaaaaataattaaataaaaagttataaaatatgtgaGCTTATCATGAAAGTAAAcatgattaatatttgtttatagtTTTTCTCAATgtaataatgtttattttataaagttggAAATCATGAAAATAGATTTTGATCATGTTTAGATTTTTAAGTATCATTAAACTAGGTTTAGTGTGAGATGGACTATTCTTAAACATACACAAATGTTTCACACgtttaaaattacttatttgATATATACATT
Protein-coding sequences here:
- the LOC108321539 gene encoding heterogeneous nuclear ribonucleoprotein 1; translation: MESDLGKLFIGGISWDTDEERLKEYFGKYGEVIEAVIMRDRVTGRARGFGFVVFADPSVAERVIMDKHIIDGRTVEAKKAVPRDDQLNISRQSGSAHASPGPGRTKKIFVGGLPSTITESDFKKYFDQFGTITDVVVMYDHNTQRPRGFGFITYDSEEAVDRVLYKTFHELNGKMVEVKRAVPKELSPGPSRSPLIGFNYGLNRASNYLNSYAQGYSMSPIGGYGVRMDGRFSPLTGGRSGFTPFGNTGYGMGVNLDSGLSPTFGGTSNYGSNLGYGRLLNPFYSGNSGRYTTPIGYSGVNGRSDTVMNSPSRNLWGNGGLNNANNPVSPSPFLGSGSGAFGVSIGNSGTGWGPSIPAQGGGAASGYGTGNNVYEGGDSSFGLGGAGYGRNSSSGVTPASTFNVSTGGYEGSYGDLYRTGSGSVYNDSAWRSAVSEIDGSGSFSYVLGGIASDDPVKNSEGYIGNYNVTSRQPNRGIAA